From the genome of Adhaeribacter pallidiroseus:
GTGCGGATTACTGGGTAGTGCGCGTTGATATTTACGGCAGAAAGCTGGCCGACCAGCGCCTGGGCGGCAGCGAATCTGATGAACTACGCGCTGTAGTGCAAACCGGTGAAAACCAATTCCTGTTAGCCGGTCGTTCCGAGTCCGGGGTAAGCGGCGATCGTACCCAGCCCAGCCAGGGCCAGAGTGATTACTGGCTCATTCATACTACGATTGGCACCGAACCACTCGCCACCGAAAAAGCCGCTGCTGTAGCGGCTCGTGCGGAAACTGCTATTCAGAGAACTGCTCTAGATACTTTAGCAACCAACTTCGTGGCTTACCCCAATCCGTTCCGGGAGAAAGCAACCGTCCGCTTCTCGGTAGAAACTACCCAACCCGTGAGTTTGCAAGTGCACGATAGCCAGGGCCGGCAAGTAGCTACTTTGTTTCAAGGTCAGGCGCAAGCGAAGCAGCCGTACACAGTAGTATGGCAGGCTAAAAACCAGGCTGCTGGCTTATACTTCCTCCGCCTGCAAACTGCCGGCAAAGTACAACACCAGAAAGTACTGCTGGCTAAGTAATTTTTTTAAATTTTTCTATTTCCCGAAAGCCGGCCGGAGCTACTCTGGCCGGCTTTTGTATTTTTTATAAAGAAATACTTAGCAGAAACTAGCCTTGCAAATCTGTAAAACTTAAGCGGAACCCATATCAACGAAATACAGCATTTCAGTAGTACTTCAAATTACCCCTCCTATCAGAGTCTAACTTTATAGTTATAAATCAACTTGAACACCCTTATTAAAATACCTAACCTTAGGTATTGCTTGCTGTATCATATAACCATACTATTGTAAGAGGGGTATACTCTTTAGCAACAGGTAACCCCATGCTGTTGCACGCCCATCCAAACTACTTTCTGGTTGTTGTTTATTTTAAGCCATTAAATACATTTTGCTCCTATGAAAACAAACACTACTTTCTCCCTTTACTGGCTTTCAGTGTTTTATTTTTTTAAAAATTGGCAGCGATTCACCTTCTTCCTACTTGTTTACTTGTGCTTTACTCCTTTGGTGCAAGCTCAAATTATGGAGTGGAACAAAACCTTTGGAGGAAATAAACCGGATAATCTTAGTTCGCTGCAATTAACCCAAGATGGCGGCTATATCTTGGGTGGCACTTCGTTTTCTAATAAAAGCGGGGAAAAAACCGGAGGCAACCGCGGACAAAACGATTACTGGGTAGTGAAGCTGGATGCAGCCGGTAACAAACAGTGGGATAAGACCTTGGGCGGTAGCAGCTACGATAACTTAACTACTCTGCAGCCAACCCAAGATGGGGGCTATATTTTGGGCGGTTCTTCTGATTCTAAGAACAGTGGTAATAAATCGGAAAACAGTAGAGGCTCTGAGGATTATTGGATCGTAAAGTTGGATGTTAATGGCAATAAACAATGGGATAAAACCTTTGGGGGCAATCAGCGTGACTATTTAAATGCCGTGCAACAAACTAGTGATGGTGGCTATATTTTGGGTGGCTACTCTTTTTCATCCAAGAGCGGTGACAAATTGGAGGATAACAAAGGTGATTCCGATTATTGGATAGTTAAAATAGATGCGCGCGGCACCAAGCAGTGGGATAAGACCTTGGGCGGTAGCAAGTATGACTATCTTACAGCGCTGCAGCAAACGCAGGATAATGGTTATTTGCTGGGGGGATATTCTGATTCAGGGAAAAGTTTCGATAAATCACAAGCTTCTAAAGGCTATGAGGATTTTTGGATAGTAAAGCTAGATGGTTCCGGTAATAAACAATGGGATAAAACTATTGGTGGCGATGGAGGAGAACAATTACAATCACTCCGGCAAATGCGCGACGGTGGGTATATTTTAGGTGGAACTTCTTCTTCGGGAAAAGGCCGTGACAAATCCGAAGAAAGCAAAGGTTATAATGATTACTGGTTGGTTAAACTTAATATAACCGGCAAGAGGCAATGGGATAAAACCTTTGGCGGTAGCAATACCGATGATTTAGTTTCCCTGGAGTTTACCAGTGATGGGGGATACTTGCTAAGCGGTTATTCTTATTCGCCTACAAGCGGTGACAAATCGGAAAATTCAAAAGGTTCCTGGACAATAGCGGTAGACGCCGCTGGCACAAAGGTCTGGGATAAAACCTTTGACTTTGATTTTCCCGTACGACTCGTTCCGGCTGGTGGTTATATTGCGGCCGGTAGCAGCAACGTGAGTAGAGTAGATTACCAAATAATAAAGCTAAACCTGTCGCAACAGGTTCAAACCATTGCTTTTACTCCTATTCCGGATCAGCCGTATAATGCGGATCCTTTTGCTCTGAAAGCTAAGGCAAGTTCCGGCTTGCCGGTTACTTTCAGTTTGGTTTCGGGTCCGGCCACCTTAAAAGACAGTATCCTTACCATTGCCGGCGAGGGTGCCATTACCGTAAAAGCTATTCAGGCGGGTGATTCTACCTATTTTGCTGCCCCGGACGTAGTGCAAACCTTTAAAGTAATCGATAGCCGGAAAACCCAGACGATTACTTTCCAGTCTATCCCCGGTAAAACAATTTACGATAAACCTTTCACCCTACTAGCTACAGCTAGTTCAGGCCTACCGGTTAGTTTCCGGGTAATATCGGGAGCCGCTACAATCAAAGGCAATACCGTTACTTTAACTAACCACCGGAGTGGCACGATTACTATTGAAGCCTTGCAACCAGGTAATGAAAACTATAAACCAGCACCGGCAGTTACGCAAACATTCGGTGTAGTAGCCCCTTTTACCAAAATCTGGGATCGCACCATCGGAGGAAACAAATCAGATGGGCTAAGTGCCATGGTTCCTACCGCCGATGGTGGGTACTTGCTGGGCGGCACTTCGGATTCAGACCAAAGCGGTGATAAGTCACAGGCTAATAAAGGGGAAGTCGACATAAATGGGAATCCTACAACCGATTACTGGATCGTAAAGGTGGATGCCGCGGGTAACAAAGAGTGGGATCAAACCTATGGTGGTAACAGCTATGATGGTTTAACTTCTTTGGTACAAACCAGTGATGGCGGTTACTTGTTAGGCGGAATATCTAGTTCTAACAAAAGTGACGATAAATCCGAAGATAATAAAAGCACAGGTTCGTATGACGGCGACTATTGGATTGTAAAGCTAGACGCTACCGGAAAGAAAATGTGGGATAAAACGATTGGTGGTAATAGCTATGATGAATTAAAAACCGTCCGGCAAACCAGCGATGGCGGCTATATCTTAGGCGGAACTTCTACTTCTGACATAAGCGGGGATAAGACAAAAGCAAATAAAGGGTGGAAGGATTACTGGATCGTAAAACTCGATGCAGCGGGCAACAAACAATGGGATCAAACCTATGGCGAATTTTATGTTTATGATGGTCAAGTATATGGAGGAACTAGTGAATTGACCACCGTGCAACAAACCCCGGATGGCGGCTATATTCTCGGGGGATCTTCTACGCCGGAAGATGAAGAATATACCAAATTTTGGCTAATAAAGGTAGATGCGAGCGGCAACACACAATGGGCAAAACGTATAGGAGGAGGTAGTGAAGGGGATTATCTTACTACCTTGCAACAAACCCAAGATGGTGGCTATATTCTGGGGGTGGTACACCTTCTTACGGAAATAGTGCCGGTGGAGACAAATCGGAAGATGGCAAGGGAGGCAACGATTACTGGGTGATTAAGCTGGATAGTAAAGGCAACAAAGAATGGGATCGAACAATTGGCGGAAGATACCAGGATCAATTATCCGATATACAACAAACCCCCGACGGCGGGTACATTTTAGGTGGTAGTTCTTTGTCGGGCATCAGTGCAGATAAATCGGAAAACAACTATGGCGATTATTTCGTCTTCCAGGGCGTTGTTCAATATTCCAACTCCGATCTCTGGATTGTGAAGCTAAACGCTACCGGTGAAAAGATATGGGATAAAACCATTGGCGGCACTGGAAATGAAGGTTTAGCTTTCCTGCAACAGACTGGCGATGGCAGCTATATTATAGGTGGTAGTTCTGCTTCCGATGTTAGTGGCGATAAATCCGAAGATAATAAAAGCACAGGTTCGTATGACGGCGACTATTGGATTATTAAAATTCAAGAAAACCAGCCTGTTACGACTGCCTGGAACAGGCGCTACGGTGGCAGTGGTACGGATAACCTTACCTCCACCATTAAGACCCAAGATGGCGGCTACTTAAGCGGCGGCTACACCAACTCCGGGGTAAGTGGCGATAAGTCGCAGAACTCGCAAGGTAAGAACGATTACTGGATTGTGAAATCCGACAAAAATGGCAAGAAACTCTGGGATAAACGTTATGGCGGCTCCGGTGAGGATTACCTGAACCGGGTGATACAAACAGCTGACGATGGTTACTTACTAGCGGGCTCTTCTTTTTCGGGCAAGAGCGGCGACAAGTCCCAGGCCAGTAAAGGTAACCGTGACTACTGGCTGGTGAAAACCGATCAGCTGGGCAACAAAGAATGGGATAAAACCTACGGCGGCTCCGGCGAAGAGGAACTCGTCAAAGTCATTCAATTAGCTTCCGGTGAGTACGTGTTAGGCGGCTTCAGCAACTCCCCTATCAGCGGGGATAAAACCCAAGCGCCTCAGGGTAGTTCAGACTACTGGCTCGTCAAAATTTCCAAAAACGGTACTATCATCTGGGATCAACGCTATGGTGGTTCTATGGAAGAAAAGCTAGGGAGCTTTATCGAGACTCCGGATGGCGGCTTCTTACTCGGAGGATCTTCCTTGTCCGGGAAAACCGGCGATAAAACGCAAAGTAGCCAAGGAGCGATTGATTACTGGGTGGTAAAAACGGATAAACAGGGGAGATTAGTCTGGGAGAAAA
Proteins encoded in this window:
- a CDS encoding T9SS type A sorting domain-containing protein, with the protein product MIKLDSKGNKEWDRTIGGRYQDQLSDIQQTPDGGYILGGSSLSGISADKSENNYGDYFVFQGVVQYSNSDLWIVKLNATGEKIWDKTIGGTGNEGLAFLQQTGDGSYIIGGSSASDVSGDKSEDNKSTGSYDGDYWIIKIQENQPVTTAWNRRYGGSGTDNLTSTIKTQDGGYLSGGYTNSGVSGDKSQNSQGKNDYWIVKSDKNGKKLWDKRYGGSGEDYLNRVIQTADDGYLLAGSSFSGKSGDKSQASKGNRDYWLVKTDQLGNKEWDKTYGGSGEEELVKVIQLASGEYVLGGFSNSPISGDKTQAPQGSSDYWLVKISKNGTIIWDQRYGGSMEEKLGSFIETPDGGFLLGGSSLSGKTGDKTQSSQGAIDYWVVKTDKQGRLVWEKTYGGSKADQVYSVGMNSAKNYFISGTSSSGKSGDKTQASQGGKDYWLVTLDENGNKLWDRTYGGDKDDELRASTFTSKGHYILAGHSSSEASGDKTQDSQGESDYWVVAVDEQGNKVQDLRYGGSGTEELRTVTQTKDGGLLLGGRSNSGVSGDRTQPSQGSTDYWLVKVAPTPNSLVAARTASLLTEVTGAAAPLGNFQAYPNPFQDKITISFSLETTQSVHLEVLDSRGRKVATLFQGQAQANQVYQIEWPAKNQTSGLYLLRLQTRNKIQHQKVLLTQ